One Xiphophorus couchianus chromosome 1, X_couchianus-1.0, whole genome shotgun sequence genomic region harbors:
- the tnnc1a gene encoding troponin C type 1a (slow) gives MNDIYKAAVEQLTDEQKNEFKAAFDIFVQDAEDGCISTKELGKVMRMLGQNPTPEELQEMIDEVDEDGSGTVDFDEFLVMMVRCMKDDSKGKTEEELAELFRMFDKNADGYIDLDELKMMLESTGEVITEDDIEELMKDGDKNNDGKIDYDEFLEFMKGVE, from the exons GTTGAACAGCTGacagatgaacagaaaaatg AGTTCAAGGCCGCCTTCGACATCTTTGTGCAAGACGCAGAGGATGGCTGCATCAGCACCAAGGAGCTGGGAAAGGTTATGAGGATGCTCGGTCAGAACCCCACgccagaggagctgcaggagatGATAGACGAGGTGGATGAAGATG ggagCGGCACGGTGGACTTTGATGAGTTCCTGGTTATGATGGTGAGATGCATGAAGGACGACAGCAAAGGGAAGACAGAAGAAGAGCTCGCTGAGCTCTTCAGGATGTTTGACaa AAATGCAGATGGTTACATCGACCTGGATGAGCTGAAAATGATGCTGGAATCCACAGGAGAAGTGATCACTGAAGATGATATTGAAGAGCTGATGAAAGACGGGGACAAGAACAATGATGGCAAAATTGACTATGATG AATTCTTGGAGTTCATGAAAGGAGTGGAGTAA